A genomic stretch from Procambarus clarkii isolate CNS0578487 chromosome 14, FALCON_Pclarkii_2.0, whole genome shotgun sequence includes:
- the LOC138364598 gene encoding uncharacterized protein, whose product MDLPSTSNDRSSDFDSMLYIPDVPKITTDNNNEFHRRIAVMTREHLEREYQKARAAMIQRNEYLKRLLNVEEPNSIKVTNKKQKKDNIQDVSHINSKQRPAAPQSDDILPAILLPPHIQNAGYSTSGRTYTQSYLAAGEETLESFDVVLAAELEQIKDSQPSVSDWQKRRKNAEINWGESRAMLFDWTLSELGVPDKGKVCVQCTNCEASIKCEDCFAFLCHICDQMQHFLMPFHHRLYWKNGFYEPLDPTQTVCPEGNIFHWKPVVPAQPPNSCPNCTDCKFKISSSSNLCIFITIMGRYDLYTPIYTCHCGYEHQQLGKTMHKSGFYSSLGKSSTFYSTSLLESWQHIKRNCPGTSFRALVTALESFGASRGRIGPINYITSKRVFFEWRFQQYELRKIRGEADNECPACDKTPLAVHIDGNKKLYRYNKVGRYYMEGGGKKEVA is encoded by the exons atggatctacctagtacatcaaatg atagatcatcggattttgacagtatgctgtacataccagatgttccaaaaataactacagacaacaataatg aatttcaccggagaatagcagtgatgactagagaacatcttgaacgtgagtaccagaaagcacgtgctgcaatgatacaaagaaatgagtacttgaagagactcttaaacgtggaggaaccaaactcaataaaggtgacaaacaagaaacagaaaaaagataacatacaggatgtatcacacattaattcaaaacaaagaccagctgcaccccaatctgatg acattctgcctgctatacttttaccaccacacattcaaaatgcgggctattctactagtggcagaacgtacactcaaagttatttggcagctggtgaagaaactttggaatcatttgatgttg tacttgctgcagaacttgaacaaattaaagattctcagccaagtgtttctgactggcaaaaaagaagaaaaaatgcagagattaattggggagaaagcagggcaatgctgttcgattggacattgtctgagttgggtgttccagataaag gtaaagtttgtgtacaatgtacaaattgtgaggcaagcatcaaatgtgaagactgttttgcatttttgtgtcacatttgtgaccaaatgcaacattttctcatgcctttccaccacagattatattggaaaaatggcttttatgagccattagacccgacacaaactgtgtgccctgaaggaaatatctttcactgga aacctgttgtaccagcccaaccaccaaattcttgccccaactgcacagattgcaagtttaaaatttcaagctccagcaatctctgcatcttcatcactataatgg gaaggtatgacctctatactccaatctatacatgccactgtggatatgagcatcaacaactaggcaagaccatgcacaagtctggtttctattcatcattaggaaagagcagcacattctacagcaccagtctgcttgaatcatggcaacatataaaaagaaattgtcctggaacatcatttcgggcattagtcactgcactggaatcctttggtgcttctcgtgggcgt attggacccattaattatataacttcgaagagagtgttcttcgaatggcgattccagcaatatgagctgagaaaaattagaggagaagctgacaatgagtgtcctgcttgtgataaaacccctttagcagtacatattgatggcaacaagaagctgtatcgttacaacaaagttgggag gtattatatggagggcggtggcaagaaggaagtggcatga